Proteins encoded in a region of the Armatimonadota bacterium genome:
- the rsmG gene encoding ribosomal RNA small subunit methyltransferase G yields the protein MFSYDLLRTGAQSLGIALAENQLQQFALYAQRLYEANRRMNLTSVPPEEVVIRHFLDSLTVVKAWMPFTGARVLDVGTGAGFPGLPLKIAFPEIRLVLLDSRHAPFLFLRPLCEELGLTGVEFIHARAEEAARSPQWRERFDMVTARAVAHLWALAEWTLPFARVGESVVWMKRPSQQEEIEQAREQIMRLGGAEPGIIEAPVPHSDIVNLLVRSVKVATTPAQYPRATARVLREARRFRSVIEDD from the coding sequence ATGTTTTCATACGACTTGTTGCGCACGGGGGCACAATCGCTGGGCATTGCACTGGCTGAAAACCAGCTGCAACAGTTCGCGCTGTACGCCCAGCGCCTGTACGAAGCGAACCGGCGTATGAACCTCACCTCTGTACCACCGGAGGAGGTAGTGATTCGGCATTTTCTGGACTCGCTGACGGTGGTGAAAGCGTGGATGCCATTTACAGGGGCACGGGTGCTGGATGTGGGAACCGGCGCAGGCTTCCCGGGCTTGCCCCTGAAGATTGCCTTTCCCGAAATCCGCCTCGTCCTGTTGGACTCACGGCACGCCCCCTTCTTGTTCTTGCGCCCGCTATGCGAAGAACTGGGCTTGACCGGTGTGGAGTTCATTCACGCTCGCGCGGAGGAGGCAGCGCGCTCGCCCCAATGGCGCGAAAGGTTCGATATGGTAACCGCCCGCGCGGTGGCGCATCTGTGGGCGCTGGCAGAGTGGACTCTGCCCTTCGCACGGGTGGGCGAGAGCGTGGTGTGGATGAAACGTCCATCCCAACAAGAGGAGATAGAGCAGGCGCGCGAACAGATTATGCGACTAGGCGGCGCGGAGCCAGGTATCATAGAAGCGCCCGTGCCTCACTCCGATATCGTGAACCTGCTGGTGCGTTCGGTGAAAGTGGCGACTACGCCTGCACAGTATCCCCGCGCTACTGCCCGCGTGCTGCGCGAAGCCAGAAGGTTCAGGAGCGTAATTGAGGATGATTGA
- a CDS encoding oxidoreductase, protein MSEPVTIAFIGAGSHANYAHYPSLSEMDDVHIVAVCDLNPERASATAQRWNIPRTYTDYRRMLEETQPQAVYIILPPHQMFDIVVDCLNRTLHVFIEKPPGITLEQTHNLARLAEKNKCLTMVGFQRRFVPLVVQARSRVEERGAITQCLARFVKSGGTEDYYGGAVDILTCDAIHAVDTLRWMGGEVKKIVSKVNHFHSAVDNAFNALVEFESGAVGILLANWVTGRRIFSVEMHAFNISAYAEPDDRALIYRDGSLEPEVILNTEAAGSNAPHRYLGFYDENRHFIECVQSERQPLTSFADAVKTMELVERIRHERL, encoded by the coding sequence ATGAGCGAACCTGTTACCATTGCCTTCATTGGGGCAGGGTCACACGCTAACTACGCGCACTACCCCTCACTTAGCGAGATGGATGACGTGCACATCGTTGCGGTCTGTGACCTCAATCCCGAACGCGCCAGTGCTACCGCGCAGAGATGGAACATCCCGCGCACGTACACCGACTACCGCCGGATGTTGGAAGAGACACAACCGCAGGCGGTGTACATCATCTTACCCCCGCACCAGATGTTCGACATTGTAGTGGACTGTTTGAACCGCACACTGCACGTGTTTATCGAGAAACCGCCTGGCATTACGCTGGAACAGACGCACAACCTTGCTCGCCTCGCCGAGAAGAACAAGTGCCTGACGATGGTGGGCTTCCAGCGGCGTTTCGTACCGCTGGTGGTGCAGGCCAGAAGCAGGGTGGAGGAGCGCGGCGCCATCACGCAGTGTCTGGCGCGGTTCGTGAAGAGCGGGGGCACGGAAGACTATTATGGCGGAGCGGTGGACATCCTCACCTGTGACGCCATCCATGCGGTGGACACGCTGCGTTGGATGGGAGGCGAGGTCAAGAAGATAGTGAGTAAGGTAAACCATTTTCACTCGGCGGTGGATAACGCCTTCAATGCGCTGGTGGAGTTCGAGAGCGGTGCGGTGGGCATTCTGCTCGCCAACTGGGTCACAGGCAGGCGCATCTTCTCGGTGGAGATGCACGCATTCAACATCTCCGCCTACGCCGAACCTGATGACCGCGCCCTCATCTACCGCGATGGCTCGCTGGAGCCAGAGGTCATCCTGAACACCGAAGCGGCGGGCAGTAACGCCCCTCATCGTTACCTCGGCTTCTACGATGAGAACCGCCACTTTATCGAATGCGTGCAAAGCGAGCGACAGCCGCTAACCAGCTTCGCCGACGCGGTGAAGACGATGGAGCTGGTGGAGAGGATTCGCCATGAACGCCTTTGA
- the rpsI gene encoding 30S ribosomal protein S9, producing the protein MAEEQVRYYATGRRKTAVARVWLMPGTGNIIINGKPAREYLGRFTLEAMVRQPFAVTNTEGQFDVIAHCKGGGISGHAGAVRMGIARALIQAKPELRPTLRQLGIVTRDPRVKERKKYGRKRARRAFQYVKR; encoded by the coding sequence ATGGCAGAAGAGCAAGTACGCTATTATGCAACTGGTCGTCGTAAAACGGCGGTCGCGCGGGTATGGCTGATGCCGGGCACGGGCAATATCATCATCAACGGCAAGCCCGCGCGTGAGTATCTGGGCAGGTTCACGCTGGAAGCGATGGTAAGGCAGCCTTTTGCGGTAACCAACACCGAAGGGCAGTTCGATGTCATCGCTCACTGTAAGGGCGGCGGCATCAGCGGGCACGCCGGAGCGGTGCGTATGGGTATCGCCCGTGCGCTGATCCAGGCAAAGCCAGAACTGCGCCCTACCCTGCGCCAGCTGGGTATCGTGACCCGCGACCCGCGCGTCAAAGAGCGCAAGAAGTACGGACGCAAACGCGCCCGCCGCGCGTTCCAGTACGTCAAGCGATAG
- the rpoA gene encoding DNA-directed RNA polymerase subunit alpha, giving the protein MAEPFLVPHIEAIEQSGTYGKFVMEPLERGFATTLGNALRRVLLSSIPGAAVTAIKVEKVLHEFSTIPGVKEDTTELILNIKELAVRAPGGGKPNEVITLTVDARGPGIVTGADVRCPNDAEVVNPEVYLATISEEGATLRMELYVQRGRGYVAPEKVTLPDALAKTIGVIPIGAMFSPVRKVNYIVESTRVGFKTDLERLTLEIWTNGTVYPVHALQESARILREFMDMFVHMDASSSLPLPPETTLLPVNVPDVRVEELDFSVRTYNCLKRAGIGSVRDLVHRTQHELMSIRNFGKRSLYEVREKLAQLGLTLRGENLEQVREELAAAASAHKEEEEESKE; this is encoded by the coding sequence ATGGCAGAACCATTTCTCGTGCCGCATATCGAGGCTATCGAGCAAAGCGGCACCTACGGTAAATTTGTGATGGAACCTCTGGAGCGGGGCTTCGCTACCACGCTGGGCAACGCTCTGAGGCGCGTATTGCTGTCATCTATTCCAGGGGCAGCGGTGACCGCTATCAAGGTGGAGAAAGTACTGCATGAGTTCTCCACCATCCCAGGCGTCAAGGAAGACACCACCGAACTTATCCTGAATATCAAGGAGCTGGCGGTGCGTGCGCCAGGGGGTGGCAAGCCTAACGAAGTGATTACACTCACGGTGGACGCGCGCGGGCCCGGCATCGTGACCGGCGCGGACGTGCGCTGTCCCAACGATGCGGAGGTCGTCAATCCTGAGGTCTATCTGGCGACCATCAGCGAAGAGGGAGCAACCCTTCGCATGGAGCTATACGTGCAGCGAGGACGGGGTTATGTTGCGCCGGAGAAGGTCACTCTGCCGGACGCTTTGGCAAAGACCATCGGGGTGATACCCATCGGCGCGATGTTCTCGCCGGTACGCAAGGTGAACTATATCGTGGAATCCACGCGCGTTGGCTTCAAGACCGACCTGGAGCGGCTCACGCTAGAGATATGGACGAACGGCACCGTCTATCCGGTGCACGCATTGCAAGAGTCCGCTCGCATCCTGCGCGAGTTCATGGATATGTTCGTGCATATGGACGCCAGTTCTTCCTTGCCCTTGCCGCCGGAGACTACGTTGCTGCCAGTCAACGTACCCGATGTGCGCGTGGAGGAGCTCGACTTCTCGGTGCGCACCTATAACTGCCTGAAGAGAGCGGGTATCGGCAGCGTGCGCGACCTTGTTCACCGCACCCAGCACGAGCTGATGAGCATCCGCAACTTCGGAAAGAGGTCGCTGTACGAGGTGCGAGAGAAGCTGGCGCAGCTGGGGCTGACCCTGCGTGGGGAGAATCTGGAGCAGGTGCGGGAGGAACTGGCAGCCGCAGCCAGCGCGCACAAAGAGGAAGAAGAGGAAAGCAAGGAGTGA
- a CDS encoding xylanase, with protein sequence MLTVTVQLSTGRRYQRIEHFGASGAWSIDPIGKEWTEANKNALADLLFSREKGIGLSLWRFHIGAGGALTDQLWDPWRGAEVFKASAEAEYDWSRHAGQQWFLRAAKKRGVERFLACVYSPPVWMTKNGHAHCDKQSGSTNLKPGYEKHFARFLTDVLEHFAKEGLPFHYISPVNEPNWEWEGGQEGCRYNNEDLKRVIHALYDEIRSRKLGAQIVVPEAGELVSLLDDEFYRRWARLEDTRAAYTHGNRSKGWGMYGQYIRELLGDAEIRRKVGNRLCAHSYWTDSSLHLLRDLRRTVRENLDHYAPGAQYWQTEYCVMEHRRDLGMDTALRVARVIHYDLTAASASAWHWWLAVSPYDYKDGLIYTDYRHTGQQNILPSKTLWTLGNFSRFIRPGATRVHTEPSEVEEELLISAYVQARSPRLICVAVHRGEKEALLRLDADRNVEYWTPFITSAEHDLARQPVIRANKELLIPPCSVVTLTSL encoded by the coding sequence ATGCTTACGGTAACTGTTCAGCTCAGTACCGGTCGACGTTACCAGCGCATCGAGCATTTTGGGGCATCGGGCGCATGGAGCATAGACCCCATCGGTAAAGAGTGGACAGAAGCAAACAAGAACGCTTTGGCGGACCTGCTCTTTTCGCGGGAGAAGGGCATCGGCTTGTCCCTGTGGCGGTTTCACATCGGCGCGGGGGGTGCGCTTACCGACCAGCTCTGGGACCCCTGGCGGGGCGCAGAGGTGTTCAAAGCCTCCGCAGAGGCAGAGTATGACTGGAGCAGGCACGCCGGGCAGCAATGGTTTCTCCGCGCGGCGAAGAAACGCGGTGTGGAACGATTCCTTGCCTGCGTGTACAGTCCACCCGTGTGGATGACGAAGAACGGACATGCCCACTGCGATAAACAATCCGGCTCCACAAACCTGAAACCGGGGTACGAGAAGCATTTCGCGCGCTTCCTGACCGATGTTTTGGAACACTTCGCCAAGGAGGGGCTGCCCTTTCACTATATCAGTCCGGTCAATGAGCCCAACTGGGAGTGGGAAGGCGGCCAGGAGGGATGCCGCTACAACAATGAGGACCTGAAGCGCGTGATTCATGCCTTGTACGACGAGATTCGCTCTCGCAAACTGGGTGCCCAAATCGTAGTGCCCGAAGCAGGTGAACTAGTCTCTCTGCTGGACGACGAATTCTACCGCCGCTGGGCGCGTCTTGAAGATACCAGAGCCGCATACACTCACGGAAACCGCTCGAAGGGTTGGGGAATGTATGGTCAGTATATCCGTGAGCTGCTGGGCGATGCCGAGATTCGGCGCAAGGTGGGCAATCGCCTCTGCGCACACTCTTACTGGACCGATTCCAGCCTGCACCTCTTGAGAGACCTCCGGCGAACCGTACGCGAGAACTTAGACCACTACGCTCCCGGCGCTCAGTACTGGCAGACCGAGTACTGTGTGATGGAGCATCGTCGGGACCTAGGGATGGACACTGCTCTGCGGGTAGCCAGGGTGATACACTACGACCTGACCGCCGCCAGCGCTTCTGCCTGGCACTGGTGGCTGGCGGTTTCGCCTTATGATTACAAGGATGGGCTGATATACACCGACTACCGGCATACCGGGCAACAGAACATCCTGCCCTCCAAAACATTGTGGACGCTGGGTAACTTTAGCCGGTTCATTCGCCCGGGCGCAACTCGGGTACATACCGAACCTTCGGAAGTGGAAGAGGAGCTACTGATTTCCGCTTACGTACAGGCTCGCAGTCCCCGCCTGATCTGCGTGGCAGTTCATCGCGGCGAAAAGGAAGCTCTATTGCGGCTGGACGCAGACCGAAACGTGGAGTACTGGACACCGTTTATCACCTCTGCGGAACACGACCTCGCCCGGCAACCTGTGATAAGGGCGAACAAGGAGTTGCTGATACCACCGTGCAGCGTGGTGACCCTGACCTCGCTGTGA
- a CDS encoding LacI family transcriptional regulator, producing MSLPSRRRTRATLDEVAKRAGVSRTTASLVLGGKASTHRISEETRRRVKEAAQELDYSPNLLVRSMQRGRTHILSFFNAFRLRTENDLYMDRLSTAIERAAGKLGYDVLVHCDFSRPPEETYRFLNGGRADGLLLFAPLPDDPLLPLLRRSRLPVVLLNARDSESILPSVRDDVESGMRQVADALVALGHRRIAAVIEEGSHFRDAVPRVRLLQQYLRALGGDLPEHRIASYWSEGQRVLEQLFHEPEPPTAIFCWRDWLAYRLLEDCDHLRIEVPKRLSVIGYDGLHWPATTRHIAASVHVELDALAEAAVHLLHQYITGEREDYADVTIPTQLRYGTTLDSVPTSS from the coding sequence ATGTCCCTTCCGTCCCGAAGAAGAACACGGGCAACGCTCGATGAGGTGGCAAAGCGGGCAGGTGTTTCCCGTACCACCGCCTCGCTGGTACTCGGCGGCAAAGCCAGCACGCACCGCATTTCGGAGGAAACGCGCCGGCGCGTGAAAGAGGCGGCACAAGAGCTAGATTACAGCCCTAACTTGCTAGTGCGCTCGATGCAAAGGGGGCGCACACACATTCTCTCCTTCTTCAATGCATTCCGCCTGCGCACCGAAAACGACCTCTACATGGACAGGTTGTCCACCGCTATCGAGCGTGCGGCAGGTAAGCTCGGCTACGACGTGCTGGTACACTGCGACTTCAGCCGACCGCCTGAGGAGACCTACCGCTTCCTGAATGGCGGACGAGCCGACGGCTTACTGTTGTTTGCCCCTCTGCCCGATGACCCTCTACTGCCTCTGCTGCGGCGTTCGCGTCTGCCGGTGGTGCTCCTCAACGCCCGCGATAGCGAGAGTATCCTGCCCTCCGTGCGCGATGATGTGGAAAGTGGGATGAGACAGGTTGCTGACGCACTCGTCGCACTGGGGCATCGGCGTATCGCTGCGGTGATCGAGGAGGGAAGCCACTTTCGAGATGCCGTGCCGCGCGTTCGCTTGCTCCAGCAGTACCTTCGTGCGCTTGGTGGAGACCTCCCCGAACATCGCATCGCTAGCTACTGGAGCGAGGGACAAAGGGTTCTGGAGCAGCTGTTCCACGAACCAGAACCGCCGACGGCGATATTCTGTTGGCGTGACTGGCTGGCATACCGTCTGCTGGAAGATTGCGACCATCTCCGCATAGAGGTACCCAAGAGGCTCTCCGTGATTGGCTACGATGGTCTGCACTGGCCCGCCACTACACGCCACATCGCCGCCTCGGTACACGTTGAACTGGACGCTCTGGCGGAAGCCGCCGTGCACCTCTTGCATCAGTACATCACCGGAGAACGCGAAGACTACGCCGACGTGACGATACCGACGCAACTTCGCTACGGAACCACGCTGGATTCCGTACCGACATCCAGCTGA
- the rpsD gene encoding 30S ribosomal protein S4: MGIASPKCRLCRREGVKLFLKGERCYTKKCAIERESRRKPPGQHGAMAVSKKLTDYGKQLREKQKLRRIYRMEERPFRTYVEEAIRRPGVAGENLLQLLEMRLDNVVYRLGLAVSRDQARQMVSHGFFTVNGRKVNIPSYQLRPGDEVAVAEGRRGSEPIQSNLQKRGAHIPDWLAFDATTLTGRVLARPTREQIDTDVEEQMIIEFYSR, from the coding sequence ATGGGTATTGCGTCACCAAAGTGTCGTCTGTGCCGCCGCGAAGGCGTCAAGCTGTTTTTGAAGGGCGAGCGTTGCTACACCAAAAAGTGTGCTATCGAGCGGGAAAGCCGCCGCAAGCCGCCCGGGCAGCACGGCGCGATGGCGGTCAGCAAGAAGCTAACCGACTACGGCAAGCAGTTGCGCGAAAAGCAGAAACTGCGGCGTATCTATCGTATGGAGGAACGCCCGTTCCGCACGTACGTAGAAGAGGCTATCCGTCGGCCGGGCGTGGCTGGCGAGAACCTGCTGCAGCTGCTGGAGATGCGGCTGGATAACGTGGTGTATCGGCTGGGGCTGGCGGTATCGCGCGACCAGGCGCGGCAGATGGTATCGCACGGCTTCTTCACCGTCAACGGGCGAAAGGTAAACATCCCTTCATATCAGCTGCGTCCGGGCGACGAGGTCGCCGTTGCAGAAGGCAGGCGAGGCTCCGAGCCGATACAGAGTAACCTGCAAAAGCGCGGAGCACATATTCCCGACTGGCTTGCCTTCGACGCCACAACGCTGACGGGGCGCGTGCTGGCACGCCCGACCCGTGAGCAGATCGATACCGACGTCGAAGAACAGATGATTATCGAGTTCTACTCGCGATAA
- the truA gene encoding tRNA pseudouridine synthase A → MRTIAVVIEYDGTDFAGFQVQRGKRTVQAELCRAVQKITKESVPVIGASRTDAGAHATGQVVHFRTTCRIPVERVPAALNSVLPRDIAARHAWEADESFHARYSARSRVYRYTVWNHPVRSALMERYAYRVSQPLHVEAMREAANYLIGKHDFAAFASEVGRYRNTVREVYSAQLRARLPLVWLRIEANGFLQGMVRAIMGTLIEVGLGKRAPETVGQLLQRGARGEAGFNVPAHGLCLVRVNYDESAISRSEQQAG, encoded by the coding sequence ATGCGTACCATTGCCGTAGTCATCGAGTATGATGGCACGGACTTCGCAGGTTTTCAGGTACAGCGTGGCAAGCGCACCGTGCAGGCGGAGCTCTGCCGGGCAGTGCAGAAGATAACCAAAGAGTCGGTACCTGTTATCGGCGCAAGCCGAACAGATGCAGGCGCACACGCCACCGGGCAGGTGGTACACTTTCGCACCACATGTCGTATTCCGGTGGAGAGAGTGCCTGCGGCGTTGAACAGCGTGCTACCGCGAGACATCGCGGCGCGCCATGCGTGGGAAGCAGACGAAAGCTTCCACGCGCGATACAGTGCCCGCTCTCGGGTGTATCGCTATACAGTATGGAACCATCCGGTGCGCTCTGCCCTGATGGAGCGGTATGCCTATCGGGTAAGCCAGCCTCTGCATGTGGAGGCGATGAGGGAAGCGGCAAACTACCTTATAGGCAAGCACGACTTCGCCGCTTTCGCCTCGGAGGTCGGGCGATATCGCAACACTGTACGCGAGGTGTACAGCGCGCAGCTACGAGCGCGTTTGCCACTGGTATGGTTGCGCATCGAAGCAAACGGCTTCCTGCAGGGCATGGTGCGTGCTATTATGGGCACGTTGATAGAGGTCGGGTTGGGCAAGCGTGCGCCCGAAACAGTGGGGCAACTGTTGCAGAGGGGTGCAAGAGGTGAGGCGGGCTTTAACGTGCCGGCGCATGGATTGTGCCTGGTACGAGTGAACTACGACGAGAGCGCTATTTCGAGGAGCGAACAACAGGCGGGATAA
- a CDS encoding serpin has protein sequence MKPSWLWSVLALLVAGCGNVATTGVGNEPPPQPNTGNKATESIRKVDPRLTEANNQFGFALLHQLREADKEKNLFFSPASITLALAMAYNGAAGETEQAMAKAMSLEGMSKEELNQAVLDLRQSLQSADPKVELTIANSLWARQGISFKNQFLETNRRYFGAQVSVLDFADPDAPQTINRWVEASTRGKIQRIVDNIPTSTVMFLINAIYFHGKWQKPFDKSLTQEKPFHLANGEQKRVPMMMQTGKFPYLKGESFQMVSLPYGGGRLSMVIALPDEGTSLNEWLKSLEAKSWKEWTSRLVTTDGELQMPRFKAEYDKTLNDALKSLGMAIAFDPDRANFTGMRDEGGLFLEKVHHKAVVDVNEEGTEAAAVTSVQVGITSVQQPRPPFKMVVDRPFFFAIRDSRTGMVLFLGTVTEP, from the coding sequence ATGAAGCCATCTTGGCTTTGGAGCGTGCTCGCCCTGCTGGTAGCAGGGTGTGGCAACGTGGCGACCACTGGCGTGGGTAACGAACCCCCGCCGCAGCCGAACACAGGCAACAAAGCGACCGAATCAATCAGAAAGGTGGACCCGAGGCTGACAGAGGCAAACAATCAGTTCGGTTTTGCGCTACTCCATCAGCTGCGCGAAGCGGACAAGGAGAAAAACCTGTTTTTCTCACCGGCGAGCATCACCCTTGCCCTCGCGATGGCCTACAACGGCGCGGCAGGTGAGACCGAGCAGGCAATGGCGAAGGCGATGTCGCTGGAAGGCATGAGCAAAGAGGAGCTGAACCAGGCTGTTTTAGACCTGCGCCAGAGCTTGCAAAGCGCAGACCCCAAAGTGGAACTCACCATTGCCAACTCGCTGTGGGCACGTCAGGGTATTTCGTTCAAAAACCAGTTTCTGGAAACCAATCGCCGGTACTTTGGGGCGCAGGTGAGCGTGCTGGACTTCGCCGACCCCGACGCTCCACAGACCATTAACCGCTGGGTGGAGGCTAGCACTAGAGGCAAAATCCAAAGGATAGTGGATAATATCCCCACCAGCACGGTGATGTTCCTCATCAACGCTATCTACTTCCATGGCAAATGGCAGAAGCCGTTCGACAAATCCCTGACGCAGGAGAAGCCCTTTCATCTGGCAAACGGCGAGCAGAAGCGCGTGCCGATGATGATGCAAACGGGCAAGTTTCCTTACCTGAAGGGTGAAAGTTTCCAGATGGTGAGCCTGCCTTACGGCGGTGGGAGGCTGAGTATGGTGATTGCCCTGCCCGACGAGGGCACAAGCCTGAACGAGTGGCTGAAGTCGCTGGAAGCGAAGAGCTGGAAGGAGTGGACATCTCGCCTGGTCACCACCGATGGCGAACTGCAGATGCCTCGCTTCAAGGCAGAATACGACAAAACCCTCAACGATGCCCTGAAGTCACTAGGCATGGCGATCGCCTTTGACCCTGACCGCGCGAACTTTACCGGCATGCGTGATGAGGGTGGCTTGTTCCTCGAAAAAGTGCACCACAAAGCGGTAGTAGACGTAAACGAGGAAGGAACCGAGGCAGCTGCGGTCACCTCCGTGCAGGTTGGCATTACTTCAGTGCAACAGCCACGCCCACCGTTCAAGATGGTGGTAGACCGCCCCTTCTTCTTTGCCATTCGCGACAGCCGCACGGGTATGGTGCTGTTCTTGGGGACGGTGACCGAGCCGTAG
- the rplM gene encoding 50S ribosomal protein L13 encodes MTMKTYSTKPSDIKREWFVVDATNKPLGRLAAEVAKILRGKHKPIFAPHLDTGDFVIVVNASKVKLTGHKDEELIYWHTMWPGGLRSISRGKLIAEKPERAIRRAVKGMLPHNKLGAAMIRKLKVYAGPEHPHEAQQPKPLEIKV; translated from the coding sequence ATGACTATGAAAACCTATTCAACGAAGCCATCGGACATAAAGCGAGAGTGGTTCGTGGTGGATGCGACGAACAAACCGCTGGGTCGCCTGGCGGCGGAGGTGGCGAAGATTTTGCGAGGCAAACACAAACCCATCTTCGCTCCACATCTGGACACAGGCGATTTTGTGATTGTGGTCAACGCCAGCAAGGTGAAGTTGACCGGTCACAAGGACGAGGAGCTTATCTACTGGCACACAATGTGGCCCGGCGGGTTGCGGTCGATATCGCGGGGCAAGCTTATTGCCGAAAAGCCGGAGCGGGCGATTCGCCGCGCGGTAAAGGGGATGTTACCGCATAATAAGCTCGGCGCGGCGATGATTCGCAAGCTGAAGGTGTACGCCGGTCCCGAACATCCCCACGAGGCACAACAGCCGAAGCCGCTGGAGATTAAGGTGTAG
- the rplQ gene encoding 50S ribosomal protein L17, with the protein MRHLVGHRKLGLPSDQRRALLHGLTQQLFIHEAIRTTDTRAKEVRSIAEKIITLAKRNDLHSRRLARRILRSESLVKRVFDEIAPRYASRNGGYTRLVRLGARRGDGAMLVLLELIQ; encoded by the coding sequence ATGCGACATCTGGTTGGTCATCGTAAACTGGGACTGCCCAGCGACCAGCGTCGTGCATTGCTGCACGGGCTGACGCAGCAGTTGTTTATTCATGAAGCCATTCGCACCACGGACACGCGCGCCAAAGAGGTGCGTTCCATCGCCGAGAAGATTATCACGCTGGCTAAACGGAACGACCTGCATTCACGACGGCTGGCTCGGCGCATCCTCAGGTCCGAAAGCCTGGTCAAGCGGGTGTTTGACGAAATCGCCCCGCGCTACGCCAGCCGAAATGGCGGCTATACGCGCCTGGTGCGACTGGGTGCCCGTCGTGGCGACGGCGCGATGCTGGTGTTGCTGGAGCTTATCCAGTGA
- a CDS encoding dihydrodipicolinate synthetase: MNAFDALRRGLVIPASPLALNAQRRWDERRQRALWRYYSVAGAGGIAVGVHTTQFAIREPQIGLFHPLMALAKEEFDRLDSMRSQPLVRIAGVCGDTKQAISEAELARELGFHAGLLSLSALKNADDDVLIAHCRCVAEVIPLMGFYLQPAVGGRVLSYRFWRRFAEIENVVAIKIAPFNRYQTLDVVRAIAEAGRDDIALYTGNDDNIVLDLLTPYRFTIGNRQVERRIVGGLLGHWAVWTKRAVELLERCHAAAREETVPADLLRLAVEVTDCNAAFFDAANGFKGCIAGIHEVLRRQGLLEGTWCLDPDETLSPGQVEEIERVIRSYPHLNDDAFVVEHLHEWLS; this comes from the coding sequence ATGAACGCCTTTGATGCGCTACGACGAGGCTTGGTCATTCCTGCCAGCCCGCTTGCGCTCAACGCACAACGACGCTGGGACGAGCGCAGGCAACGCGCCCTGTGGCGATACTACTCCGTTGCCGGTGCGGGCGGCATCGCTGTCGGCGTGCACACCACGCAGTTCGCCATCCGCGAACCGCAAATCGGGTTGTTTCATCCCCTGATGGCGCTGGCAAAGGAGGAGTTTGACCGTCTGGACTCCATGCGCTCCCAGCCGCTGGTACGCATTGCAGGCGTATGCGGAGACACCAAACAGGCGATATCCGAAGCGGAACTGGCAAGAGAACTGGGCTTCCACGCGGGGCTGCTCAGCCTCTCTGCGCTGAAGAACGCTGACGACGACGTGCTGATAGCACACTGTCGCTGCGTGGCGGAGGTGATACCGCTAATGGGCTTCTACCTGCAGCCTGCGGTGGGCGGAAGAGTGTTGAGTTACCGCTTCTGGCGACGGTTCGCAGAGATAGAGAACGTGGTCGCCATCAAGATTGCCCCCTTCAACCGTTATCAGACGCTGGATGTAGTGCGTGCAATAGCGGAAGCAGGGCGCGACGATATCGCCCTCTACACAGGCAACGACGATAATATCGTGCTGGATTTGCTCACGCCTTATCGCTTTACCATCGGGAACAGGCAGGTGGAGCGACGCATCGTGGGAGGCTTGCTGGGGCATTGGGCGGTGTGGACGAAACGCGCGGTGGAACTGCTGGAACGCTGTCACGCCGCCGCACGGGAAGAAACCGTCCCTGCCGACCTGTTACGCCTCGCAGTGGAGGTAACCGATTGCAACGCCGCCTTCTTCGACGCCGCTAACGGCTTCAAGGGGTGTATCGCGGGCATCCATGAGGTGCTGCGTCGGCAGGGATTGCTGGAGGGAACCTGGTGTCTTGATCCAGACGAGACGCTCAGCCCCGGGCAGGTGGAGGAGATTGAACGTGTGATCCGAAGCTATCCTCATCTCAACGACGACGCCTTCGTTGTGGAACACCTGCACGAATGGCTATCTTAA